Proteins from one Brevibacillus humidisoli genomic window:
- a CDS encoding NAD(P)-dependent oxidoreductase, translating to MVETIGLIGIGAMGKGMLKNLLQKGYQVYAYDAEQTSIDWAVQQGAIPVSSPREIGQAAQVIFTSLPGPSIVRQVLAGEDGVFSSLSSGSYLIDTSTTDPETARDLYRLARERGAHFFDCPVSGGPAGADSGALTIMVGGDEEQLPTARPYLEAIGQEIVYLGESGSGQVAKLCHNAVVATITIALGEAFTVAKKAGVEPSKLAEVIDKGSGHNRVLSIFGPNILNGTYEEVKFRLEHMHKDLSLYVGTATYCTVPALMGSVTYQFYEAAKAQGKGTLDSSAVCEVIQSLANH from the coding sequence ATGGTGGAAACAATCGGCTTGATCGGCATTGGCGCGATGGGAAAGGGAATGCTTAAAAATCTGCTGCAAAAAGGATATCAGGTATACGCATACGATGCAGAGCAAACGTCAATAGACTGGGCTGTCCAACAGGGAGCGATCCCAGTCTCGTCTCCACGGGAGATCGGCCAAGCGGCGCAGGTGATTTTCACCTCTCTGCCCGGACCGTCAATCGTGCGACAGGTGTTGGCAGGGGAGGATGGCGTCTTTTCCTCTCTCTCCTCCGGCAGTTATCTAATCGATACGAGCACTACTGATCCTGAAACGGCCCGTGATCTGTACCGATTGGCGAGGGAGAGAGGAGCACACTTTTTTGACTGTCCGGTCAGTGGAGGGCCGGCAGGTGCAGACAGCGGGGCGTTGACGATTATGGTGGGAGGTGATGAAGAGCAGTTGCCGACTGCTCGCCCGTACCTAGAGGCGATCGGTCAAGAGATCGTCTACCTGGGTGAGTCGGGCTCCGGACAAGTGGCGAAGCTGTGTCACAATGCAGTTGTAGCCACGATCACGATTGCTCTTGGGGAAGCGTTTACGGTCGCCAAGAAAGCGGGAGTGGAACCAAGCAAGTTGGCGGAGGTGATCGACAAAGGATCTGGTCATAACCGGGTACTCTCAATTTTCGGACCCAATATATTGAATGGCACCTATGAAGAGGTGAAGTTTCGGCTTGAACACATGCACAAGGACCTCTCTCTGTATGTCGGTACCGCCACGTACTGTACCGTACCTGCGCTGATGGGTTCGGTAACCTATCAGTTCTATGAAGCGGCCAAGGCCCAAGGAAAAGGAACACTGGATTCGTCCGCCGTTTGCGAGGTGATTCAATCCCTGGCAAATCATTGA
- a CDS encoding DUF3100 domain-containing protein, with product MSEERVREWKLHVIVLGLVIVTELIGTKKIDLGIGVLALFPMLYALVIGGFISWPTFNWLKMGEMKRASYILGIAFMLFVAKLGTMLGPSLPQIFDAGFSLSVQEIGHFVGTIILGLPIALLIGMKREAIGATFSIDREPNLAVISEKYGGDSPEVRGALGVYICGTIFGAIYLALLAGFLGSLGLFHPISLAMGAGVGSGSMMAAASGALAVTFPEHAEEIAVFAGAANLITIIIGTYVCIFFSLPVTVRLYRWLEPILGRRHAVDKGEGVSR from the coding sequence GTGAGTGAAGAGCGCGTACGCGAATGGAAGCTTCACGTCATCGTCCTAGGGCTGGTGATTGTGACCGAACTGATCGGGACGAAAAAGATTGATTTAGGGATCGGTGTCTTGGCGCTTTTCCCTATGCTGTATGCATTAGTCATCGGCGGTTTTATCAGTTGGCCTACCTTCAACTGGTTGAAAATGGGTGAAATGAAGCGGGCATCTTATATTTTGGGCATTGCTTTCATGCTGTTTGTAGCCAAGCTGGGCACGATGTTGGGGCCGTCTCTGCCGCAGATCTTTGACGCCGGTTTCTCACTCAGTGTACAGGAGATCGGCCATTTTGTCGGAACGATCATTCTGGGGCTGCCGATCGCTCTGTTAATCGGGATGAAACGGGAGGCGATCGGTGCGACGTTCTCGATTGACCGTGAACCAAATCTGGCGGTCATCTCTGAAAAATATGGCGGCGATTCTCCGGAGGTACGGGGCGCATTAGGGGTATACATCTGCGGAACGATCTTCGGAGCGATCTACCTCGCCTTGTTGGCCGGCTTCCTGGGTAGTCTGGGCCTCTTTCACCCGATTTCGCTTGCGATGGGCGCGGGAGTCGGCTCTGGCAGCATGATGGCGGCTGCATCTGGAGCACTGGCGGTTACGTTCCCCGAACATGCAGAAGAGATCGCTGTGTTTGCTGGGGCAGCCAACCTGATTACGATCATTATCGGGACTTATGTATGTATCTTTTTCTCGCTCCCCGTCACGGTTCGCCTCTACCGCTGGCTAGAACCGATCTTGGGCAGACGGCATGCTGTCGATAAAGGGGAGGGAGTCAGCCGATGA
- a CDS encoding PBP1A family penicillin-binding protein, whose amino-acid sequence MLVFVASFFVFLMFAVVGGYFALLMAGEKMIDMQKLEDLKLEASVLYDKNGNEFGKLYIEEDREYVSFNQIPEHVRNAFVAVEDKRFFEHNGIDIIRIGGAIIKDIQAGSAVEGGSTITQQLARNVFLSHEKTFWRKTKEAMIAINLERKFSKDEILEMYLNKIYLGPGIFGVKAASKYYFGKDNLQELELHEAAMLAALPKAPGTYSPFANPDKAKERRDTVLRLMMEQNYITQPEKEAAQNQPLPENDGQEERGLKKGYRAFIDYVVREAAQVYGITEDQLYRGGWEIHTTLDPKMQDAMVSAFADPNNFPPDGADRQVQSGMVVLDPKTGGIAAMMGGRQYAAKGFNFAVDTQRQPGSSFKPLAVYAPALDSGEWNMYSKLNNTRQDFNGYKPRNYNGKYSSSVTMRQAVIDSINVPAVWLLNEMGISDAIKYIEKFGIQLQPEDRNLSIALGGLHKGTSPLAMAQAYTTFANGGSMAHPYVITKIESQEFGIVESAEPKHTQVLSAQAAWEMHLMLQAAVEEGTGRYARISGRHVAGKTGTTESEAYRNNTKYNKDAWFVGYTPNYVGAVWMGFDPEDKQNAMTQGSSKPAQLFSKVFAQGLQGVKSTDFTPPPGVEKPDKPVQMQPPQVMAVLALDNHMPEVVITWIGNEGLELTYDLYRFVDSPEEKELVQEGITANQYVDAFEGTLYKYIVIPRDAEGKEGPPSNPAEVDMSQVQRFLEDAEQHHEDQGEGGFDQNNGNEDNNGDNSGQDENGDGGNGWPGDDGSGNDNDGQTGDTGDNNGEPNDGGQGNHDGSTPDDGNNDSQNREGRNDGDDGEQRNDQLDPTESGDRPTDIPQFNNDPWGSQ is encoded by the coding sequence ATGCTGGTATTCGTTGCCTCATTCTTCGTCTTTTTAATGTTTGCGGTTGTAGGGGGGTATTTCGCACTGCTGATGGCAGGCGAAAAGATGATCGACATGCAGAAGCTGGAGGATTTAAAGCTGGAAGCTTCTGTTTTGTACGACAAGAATGGAAATGAATTCGGCAAGCTCTACATTGAGGAGGATCGGGAGTACGTCTCGTTCAACCAGATACCGGAGCATGTGAGAAATGCATTCGTGGCGGTTGAAGACAAACGATTCTTTGAACACAACGGGATTGATATCATCCGGATCGGCGGAGCGATCATCAAAGACATCCAGGCGGGCAGTGCGGTTGAAGGCGGCAGCACGATCACCCAGCAGCTGGCTCGCAACGTATTTCTCTCTCATGAAAAGACGTTTTGGCGCAAAACCAAAGAAGCGATGATCGCGATCAACCTGGAGCGGAAGTTCTCTAAGGACGAAATCCTGGAAATGTACCTGAACAAGATCTATCTTGGTCCTGGTATTTTCGGGGTGAAGGCGGCCAGCAAGTACTACTTCGGCAAGGATAATCTGCAGGAGCTCGAATTGCATGAAGCGGCCATGCTGGCGGCGCTGCCCAAGGCACCGGGTACCTATTCGCCGTTCGCTAATCCAGACAAGGCAAAGGAGCGGCGCGATACCGTTCTGCGCTTGATGATGGAGCAAAACTATATCACACAGCCAGAAAAGGAAGCGGCCCAGAACCAACCGCTGCCGGAGAACGACGGGCAGGAGGAACGGGGGCTGAAAAAAGGCTACCGGGCGTTTATCGATTACGTCGTACGGGAAGCCGCTCAGGTGTACGGGATCACGGAAGACCAACTGTATCGCGGAGGTTGGGAGATCCACACCACGCTTGATCCCAAGATGCAGGATGCGATGGTAAGTGCCTTTGCCGATCCCAACAACTTCCCTCCAGACGGAGCAGATCGCCAGGTGCAATCCGGCATGGTCGTGCTCGATCCGAAGACAGGCGGGATCGCGGCAATGATGGGAGGTCGCCAATATGCAGCCAAAGGCTTTAACTTTGCGGTCGACACCCAGCGGCAGCCTGGGTCTTCGTTTAAACCCTTGGCTGTCTATGCACCTGCCTTGGATAGCGGCGAATGGAACATGTATTCCAAACTAAACAACACCAGACAGGACTTCAACGGGTACAAACCACGCAACTACAACGGCAAGTACAGCAGTTCGGTCACGATGCGCCAAGCTGTTATCGATTCGATCAACGTCCCGGCAGTTTGGCTGTTAAATGAGATGGGGATTTCGGATGCGATCAAGTACATTGAGAAGTTCGGGATTCAACTGCAGCCCGAAGATCGCAACCTGTCGATTGCCCTAGGCGGCCTGCACAAGGGGACATCTCCTCTAGCGATGGCCCAGGCGTATACGACATTCGCCAATGGCGGCAGCATGGCTCACCCCTATGTGATCACCAAGATTGAATCGCAGGAATTCGGCATTGTGGAATCCGCCGAGCCCAAGCATACTCAGGTGCTCTCGGCACAGGCCGCCTGGGAGATGCATCTGATGCTGCAGGCTGCTGTCGAAGAAGGCACCGGTCGGTATGCACGAATCAGCGGACGCCATGTAGCCGGTAAGACCGGGACAACCGAATCAGAAGCGTACCGGAACAACACCAAGTACAACAAAGACGCCTGGTTTGTAGGCTATACGCCAAACTATGTAGGGGCGGTCTGGATGGGGTTTGACCCCGAAGACAAGCAAAACGCGATGACGCAGGGCAGCAGCAAACCGGCGCAGTTGTTCAGCAAGGTGTTTGCACAGGGCCTGCAAGGGGTGAAATCGACGGACTTTACGCCTCCACCGGGAGTAGAAAAGCCGGATAAACCGGTGCAGATGCAACCGCCTCAGGTAATGGCCGTATTGGCGCTGGATAATCACATGCCGGAAGTGGTTATCACTTGGATTGGAAATGAAGGTTTGGAACTGACCTACGATTTGTACCGATTTGTCGATTCACCAGAGGAGAAAGAGCTGGTACAAGAAGGGATTACAGCGAACCAATACGTCGACGCGTTTGAAGGAACCCTGTACAAATACATTGTCATCCCTCGCGATGCGGAGGGGAAAGAAGGTCCTCCGTCCAATCCTGCAGAAGTAGATATGTCGCAAGTGCAACGATTCCTGGAAGACGCGGAGCAGCATCATGAAGATCAGGGAGAAGGCGGCTTCGATCAGAATAACGGGAACGAGGACAACAACGGCGATAACAGTGGGCAGGATGAAAACGGGGACGGTGGCAACGGATGGCCCGGTGACGACGGCAGTGGGAACGACAATGACGGGCAAACCGGTGACACCGGAGACAATAACGGTGAACCCAATGATGGCGGTCAAGGCAACCATGACGGATCCACGCCCGATGATGGCAATAACGACAGCCAAAATAGGGAAGGTAGAAACGACGGTGATGACGGAGAGCAGCGGAACGATCAACTCGATCCTACGGAAAGCGGCGACCGTCCGACAGATATTCCGCAGTTCAACAATGATCCATGGGGAAGCCAATGA
- a CDS encoding helix-turn-helix domain-containing protein, protein MDNLEAVCAFIEKKGADTSYSIWIGKSRNHRLAFACGRGPSQFSSPPTAGTVPIDKAYALTVSECDIQITFAYPEGFLAVVSLCSSHCPFSDGELEHLRMLLHVCFLQQTIRMKNMELGKLIEGIRSITASLDLDELIKKMIGNALTVIPAADAGLLHLYDPEIDRLVPRAAVGFAEGPIQQFRLRIGESIAGKVFQDGKARIYYSNAEAHQGMSDLSAENYSHLDAAKKLSSLKAMLNVPITIGGKRIGVLVLHQFEKEGELSEQDLHLLQGFADQAAIAIQNAQLYMETKSALQELDELSKQLKVKNQSLIKRNEIHDTLTRLSLQNKGSDVIVQAMNRITEKQVAFIDCLEDVYYPTIAAARPMISSDEVSQLFRYRRRPIFAQIVTDDNTSCYLYPIINDTVLLGCLLVETDHPVLPELDQITIEQGGAVLALELVKKQTIASIYYKKTHEFFQELLLFQDPELLTSRGKEFGLVPSAPYAVVLFKIPDYQDLQKLEAQIHRLVAKVKQECYGASHLVYGFHDHVTMLVSLTNRMEETRLTDVCSAIAEEWHRLGESSLCIGMGSMYEGMEQIKKSYEEAKKAIAYLVNRHLSGVIHYRELGVNRLIAHQSQAEIETFIGEVFHPLRTNKAKNSDLERTLRLYIANNQSMQRTADGLHIHINTLYQRLRRIEELLQVDLNSPEDLLKIQLACYLKESS, encoded by the coding sequence ATGGATAACCTTGAGGCGGTCTGTGCCTTTATCGAGAAAAAGGGAGCAGACACTAGCTATTCCATCTGGATTGGCAAGTCGCGCAACCACCGTCTGGCATTCGCTTGCGGTCGCGGGCCAAGCCAGTTTTCGTCACCGCCTACTGCAGGCACGGTGCCGATCGACAAAGCGTACGCACTCACCGTTAGCGAATGCGATATCCAAATCACCTTCGCTTATCCCGAAGGGTTTCTCGCAGTCGTCTCCCTCTGCAGCAGCCATTGTCCGTTCTCAGACGGCGAGCTGGAGCACTTGCGGATGCTCCTTCACGTCTGTTTCTTGCAGCAGACCATCCGCATGAAAAACATGGAATTAGGCAAGCTGATTGAAGGAATTCGCTCCATTACTGCCTCGCTGGATCTGGACGAACTGATCAAAAAAATGATTGGCAACGCCCTGACTGTGATCCCTGCCGCCGACGCGGGTCTGCTTCACCTCTACGACCCGGAGATTGATCGGCTGGTTCCCAGAGCAGCTGTCGGGTTTGCCGAAGGCCCGATTCAACAGTTCCGGTTGCGGATCGGCGAATCGATCGCCGGTAAAGTATTTCAAGACGGCAAAGCACGGATCTACTATTCCAACGCCGAAGCCCACCAGGGGATGAGCGATCTGTCTGCGGAGAACTACTCCCATCTGGATGCAGCCAAAAAACTTAGCAGCTTAAAAGCGATGCTGAACGTACCCATCACGATCGGAGGGAAGCGGATCGGTGTGCTGGTATTGCACCAGTTTGAAAAAGAGGGAGAGTTGTCAGAGCAAGACCTGCATCTCCTGCAAGGATTCGCCGATCAGGCCGCCATAGCCATACAAAATGCGCAGCTCTATATGGAGACAAAGTCAGCCCTGCAGGAACTGGACGAACTGAGCAAACAGTTGAAGGTAAAAAACCAATCCCTGATCAAGCGGAACGAAATCCACGATACGCTGACCCGCCTTTCGCTGCAGAACAAAGGAAGCGACGTAATCGTTCAGGCGATGAACCGGATCACGGAGAAGCAGGTGGCGTTTATCGACTGCCTGGAGGATGTGTACTATCCAACCATCGCGGCTGCTCGTCCCATGATCAGCTCCGATGAGGTTTCACAGCTGTTCCGGTACAGGCGCCGTCCGATTTTCGCCCAAATCGTCACCGATGATAATACAAGCTGCTATCTATATCCGATCATCAATGATACGGTGTTGCTCGGCTGTTTGCTCGTCGAGACCGATCATCCCGTACTTCCCGAACTGGACCAGATCACGATCGAACAGGGAGGAGCGGTGCTTGCCCTGGAGCTGGTAAAAAAGCAAACGATTGCCTCCATCTATTACAAAAAAACGCACGAATTCTTTCAGGAATTGCTCCTCTTTCAAGATCCCGAGCTGTTGACCAGCCGAGGCAAGGAATTCGGTCTTGTCCCTTCCGCTCCATATGCGGTTGTGCTGTTTAAAATACCAGATTATCAAGATCTGCAGAAGCTGGAAGCCCAGATACACCGGCTGGTCGCAAAAGTGAAACAGGAATGTTATGGTGCCAGCCATCTTGTGTACGGCTTTCACGATCATGTGACCATGCTCGTCTCGCTCACCAACCGCATGGAGGAAACCAGGCTGACCGACGTCTGCAGCGCAATCGCAGAAGAGTGGCACCGTCTGGGCGAGTCCTCGCTCTGTATAGGAATGGGCAGCATGTACGAAGGGATGGAGCAGATCAAAAAGAGCTATGAGGAAGCGAAGAAAGCGATCGCCTACCTGGTGAATCGCCACCTAAGCGGCGTCATACACTATCGGGAGCTCGGAGTAAACCGGCTGATTGCTCACCAATCACAAGCTGAAATCGAGACATTCATTGGAGAAGTATTTCATCCGCTGCGTACGAACAAAGCGAAAAACAGCGACTTGGAGCGGACGCTGCGGCTCTACATCGCGAACAACCAATCGATGCAGAGAACGGCAGATGGGCTTCACATTCACATCAACACCCTGTACCAACGCCTGCGGAGAATCGAGGAGCTTTTGCAAGTGGACTTGAACAGCCCGGAAGATCTGCTGAAGATTCAACTAGCTTGTTATTTAAAAGAGTCCTCTTGA
- a CDS encoding aldehyde dehydrogenase family protein, protein MSETYRNYVNGEWINCRSGQLFPSVNPANTNEVLGYFQKSNADDARDAIQAAKAAFPAWSQTAAPKRGEFLFRLIQLLENKREELAETITREVGKTLREARGEVNKTILSMKQLTGEATRLTGQTVPSWDEQVFGYTVREPIGVFAIIAPWNFPLGIGLWKIVPAIIAGNTVVFKPASNTSLISVMLMQLLIESGVPTGVVNMVTGPGAVIGDELAHHPDVKGISFTGSSEVGLALGQAVASRGGKMQAEMGGKNPAIILEDADIDLAIDSIVLSGFLDNGQRCTGTSRVLVLPAVAEEVKTKLIKRARELRVGNGFDPESENGPVIDQNQLDTYLYYVKKGVEEGAVLECGGTRLTDGALQHGYFVAPTVFTNVKPDMVIAQEEIFAPVISVIDVESYEQAMEAANRVEFGLSSTIFTNDLNKAFQFVRGIQSGVTHVNLPSTHFESQYPFGGKKISGIGPKEQGESALDFYVELKTVYVRP, encoded by the coding sequence ATGAGTGAAACCTATCGCAACTATGTAAATGGCGAGTGGATCAACTGCCGCTCCGGACAGTTGTTTCCCAGCGTAAATCCAGCCAATACCAATGAAGTGTTGGGGTATTTCCAAAAGTCGAACGCAGACGATGCACGAGACGCGATCCAAGCGGCCAAGGCCGCGTTTCCAGCTTGGTCCCAGACGGCTGCCCCGAAGCGCGGCGAATTCTTGTTCAGGCTGATCCAACTGCTTGAGAACAAGCGTGAGGAATTGGCGGAGACGATTACCCGTGAAGTAGGCAAAACCTTGCGGGAGGCGAGAGGCGAGGTCAACAAAACGATCTTGTCGATGAAGCAGTTGACAGGTGAAGCTACCCGATTGACCGGACAAACCGTGCCTTCCTGGGATGAGCAGGTCTTTGGATATACCGTACGCGAGCCAATCGGCGTGTTTGCGATCATCGCACCGTGGAACTTCCCGTTGGGCATCGGATTGTGGAAAATCGTACCGGCGATCATTGCCGGCAACACCGTCGTGTTCAAACCGGCCAGCAACACGTCGCTGATCAGCGTAATGTTGATGCAGCTCTTGATCGAGAGTGGCGTACCCACAGGAGTCGTCAACATGGTTACCGGACCGGGGGCGGTCATCGGCGATGAATTGGCGCATCATCCAGACGTAAAAGGAATCTCCTTCACCGGCTCGTCCGAAGTTGGCTTGGCGCTTGGTCAGGCTGTTGCTTCCCGCGGGGGCAAGATGCAGGCGGAGATGGGGGGCAAGAACCCGGCGATCATTCTGGAAGACGCTGACATTGACCTGGCAATCGACAGTATTGTTTTGAGCGGCTTTCTCGACAACGGACAGCGCTGCACCGGAACCAGTCGCGTGCTCGTACTGCCTGCTGTCGCTGAAGAGGTGAAGACGAAGCTGATCAAAAGGGCGAGAGAACTGAGGGTCGGCAACGGATTTGATCCAGAAAGCGAGAACGGACCGGTGATCGATCAAAACCAACTGGATACGTACCTGTATTATGTGAAAAAAGGCGTGGAAGAGGGAGCGGTACTGGAGTGCGGCGGAACGCGCCTAACCGACGGTGCCCTGCAGCACGGATACTTCGTAGCTCCGACCGTATTTACCAATGTGAAACCTGATATGGTTATCGCACAGGAAGAAATATTCGCACCTGTGATCTCCGTGATCGACGTGGAGTCGTATGAGCAAGCGATGGAAGCGGCCAACCGGGTGGAATTCGGACTTTCCTCTACCATCTTTACCAACGACTTGAATAAGGCGTTCCAATTCGTACGGGGCATTCAATCGGGCGTGACGCACGTCAATCTGCCGTCCACCCACTTTGAGTCGCAGTATCCGTTTGGCGGCAAGAAGATCTCCGGCATCGGTCCAAAAGAACAGGGCGAATCGGCACTCGATTTTTACGTAGAACTGAAAACAGTCTACGTACGCCCTTAA
- a CDS encoding L,D-transpeptidase, translating into MNKAQFLQEKIAYLIRYPGQTELDFYRHLTERYPTEAVGWFHLGEESERHGDRQRALQYYRQAIHGHASSEFHDLARQAYRRLLKERRQRRWKAALRRLLSLAVLTLLLSLLPHPTLAPVLEQTDQNAAVAAQTSGVEKDPVQHTEVIAVPPGLTGKRLQAQVKHYLASRRLHFTVPFTVILVPETGGLPSFTPLLFYRPTTVKGIIRFDPTSNKLIAENYYDPACECADQPPVADAKRALSEEQQTLEQVLLMRNALYRTYQQTGRLPGQLQDLTKPTPANRLSALPRLAVPAKLQHQSAQTADLQWAYRPDRFRPDMAWDSLSEVLPLPYYAEPTIPLDPLRILVHKPSHRLLLTSGPHLVRQYPIGIGKNDSTPDGYFTILQKMNYPAGAGNIYGSRGMTFFNTSYAIHGTNDPDSIGKAKSLGCIRLHNADVEELYSFVSPGTDVIISSQAQPLLAWTNGARQLIPAGSHEKTPGVTYHWLH; encoded by the coding sequence GTGAACAAGGCACAATTCCTTCAAGAAAAAATAGCCTATCTGATCCGCTATCCCGGACAAACCGAGCTTGACTTCTACCGCCATCTGACAGAACGCTATCCAACGGAAGCAGTTGGTTGGTTTCACCTAGGCGAGGAGAGCGAGCGTCACGGTGACCGGCAGCGGGCTTTACAATATTACCGTCAGGCGATACACGGGCATGCCAGCAGCGAATTCCACGATCTGGCGCGGCAAGCATATCGTCGGCTGCTGAAGGAGCGAAGACAGCGGCGATGGAAGGCAGCCCTGAGACGGCTGCTCTCTCTGGCTGTGCTTACACTGCTGCTGTCGCTGCTCCCTCATCCTACCCTGGCCCCCGTCCTTGAGCAGACTGACCAGAACGCCGCTGTCGCAGCACAAACCAGCGGCGTCGAAAAGGATCCTGTGCAGCATACGGAAGTAATCGCCGTTCCGCCAGGTTTGACAGGCAAAAGGCTGCAAGCCCAGGTAAAACATTACCTCGCGTCAAGACGGCTGCACTTCACGGTTCCGTTTACCGTGATCCTCGTACCCGAGACAGGTGGACTGCCATCTTTTACGCCGCTGCTGTTTTATCGCCCGACGACGGTAAAAGGAATCATCCGTTTTGATCCGACAAGCAACAAGTTGATTGCGGAGAACTATTATGATCCTGCCTGTGAGTGCGCCGATCAACCTCCTGTAGCGGATGCCAAACGGGCGCTGTCTGAGGAGCAGCAGACGCTGGAACAGGTGCTGCTGATGCGAAATGCCCTCTATCGCACCTATCAGCAAACCGGTCGCCTGCCAGGACAACTGCAGGATTTGACCAAGCCCACTCCGGCCAACAGACTGTCCGCTCTGCCCCGGCTGGCTGTTCCGGCCAAGCTGCAGCATCAATCGGCGCAAACAGCGGACCTTCAGTGGGCGTACCGCCCCGATCGATTCCGCCCTGACATGGCTTGGGATAGCTTGTCAGAAGTTCTGCCGCTGCCCTATTATGCAGAACCGACGATACCACTGGATCCGCTGCGGATTCTTGTACATAAACCCTCCCATCGGCTTCTGCTGACCAGCGGCCCGCATCTCGTGCGCCAGTATCCGATCGGGATCGGGAAAAACGACTCGACACCGGACGGTTACTTCACCATTCTGCAAAAGATGAACTACCCGGCAGGCGCAGGCAATATCTACGGCTCAAGAGGGATGACTTTTTTCAACACATCCTACGCCATTCATGGCACCAACGATCCAGACAGCATCGGCAAGGCGAAATCGCTGGGCTGCATCCGTCTGCACAATGCCGACGTAGAGGAGCTGTACAGCTTTGTCAGTCCTGGTACAGATGTGATCATCTCATCACAAGCCCAGCCACTGCTCGCCTGGACAAATGGCGCTCGCCAGTTGATCCCTGCCGGCAGCCATGAAAAAACGCCTGGGGTGACGTATCATTGGCTGCACTGA
- a CDS encoding DUF2268 domain-containing putative Zn-dependent protease (predicted Zn-dependent protease with a strongly conserved HExxH motif), with protein MIYWHWLYRDFLQAYTSSTSKDWVEQYRQHYWRPNQHLLQPLHYAVRGYPTEELVASRIASLGRSRFDRLVDSVGQPAMFEQMVVSAAGDLLQRLSFTPDGQDVYVIVGLDCTNIYSVPYEGRMVTVICLEAVDGQVAELQLLLAHEFHHWLRQSPSRENLFEQSVGQRLVTEGLAACFTKETFPGRTLAEYCFVPEETVNWTIAHIDKLNHLLVPHLYRTELIQALFSRAPSGLPIEGMPLRTGYAYAMLLIQEQLNRRNLTAQQAALLPWEQLLGIDTRSS; from the coding sequence ATGATTTACTGGCATTGGCTGTATCGAGATTTTTTGCAGGCCTACACCAGCAGCACAAGCAAAGATTGGGTAGAGCAGTATCGTCAGCACTACTGGAGACCGAATCAGCACCTGCTTCAGCCGCTTCACTATGCCGTGAGAGGCTACCCGACAGAAGAGCTTGTAGCCTCCCGGATCGCATCCCTTGGCCGCTCCCGGTTTGACCGGTTAGTGGATAGTGTCGGTCAGCCGGCCATGTTTGAGCAAATGGTTGTCAGTGCCGCAGGCGACCTGCTGCAGCGACTATCTTTCACGCCTGATGGCCAGGATGTCTACGTTATCGTCGGATTGGACTGCACCAACATCTACAGCGTACCCTACGAGGGGCGCATGGTGACCGTGATCTGCCTGGAAGCGGTCGATGGGCAGGTGGCAGAACTGCAGTTGCTGCTGGCACACGAATTCCATCACTGGCTGAGACAGTCTCCATCTAGGGAGAATTTGTTTGAGCAATCGGTCGGACAACGGCTGGTCACAGAAGGATTGGCCGCTTGTTTCACCAAAGAGACCTTCCCCGGGCGAACGCTAGCGGAATACTGCTTTGTCCCCGAAGAGACCGTGAACTGGACGATTGCCCACATCGACAAACTGAATCATCTGCTTGTCCCACACCTCTACCGGACAGAACTGATACAGGCCCTTTTCTCACGTGCTCCCTCTGGCCTTCCAATCGAAGGGATGCCGCTACGCACAGGCTATGCATATGCGATGCTACTCATACAGGAACAGTTAAACCGCCGAAACCTGACTGCACAGCAGGCAGCCCTGCTTCCTTGGGAACAACTGCTGGGCATCGACACACGCTCCTCCTAA